The following are encoded in a window of Solidesulfovibrio magneticus RS-1 genomic DNA:
- the cyoB gene encoding cytochrome o ubiquinol oxidase subunit I — MFGKLTLAAVPYHDPIVMGAVVGSLLGALAVLGLITYLKKWPYLWCEWLTSVDHKKIGIMYIILSLIMLLRGFSDAIMMRAQQAMAVGASPGFLPPDHFNQVFSAHGTIMILFMAMPFLSGLMNIVIPQQIGARDVAFPFLNAVSLWLSVAGALLVMVSLGVGEFSKAGWSGYTPLTELAYSPDTGVDYWLWSIQISGVGTLLTGINFLVTIIKMRAPGMTLMRMPLFTWTALLTNILIIFAFPMLTAALFMLSLDRYLGMHFFTNDLGGNTMMYINLFWTWGHPEVYIVILPAFGIYSEVVATFSRKRIFGYTSLVYATAVIMFLSFAVWAHHFFTMGTSANVNIFFGISTMVIAIPTGVKVFNWLFTMYKGRVRMTTPMLWTIGFLTTFVLGGLTGVLMSIPPADYVLHNSLFLIAHFHNMLIPGTLFGFLAGFAYWFPKATGFKLDETWGKRSFWCWLIGFYMSFVPLYVLGFMGMPRRMQHYDNPAWQLPLIIAAVGTLIIAAGIGCMLMQLFVSFMKRKANADTTGDPWDGRTLEWATASPPAVYNFAVIPEVHDIDAFWDMKERGVAYARPDHYEDIVMPKNSWHGFVLGVVAFVFGFAVIWHIWWLAAVTTLGMIAVVTARGCADDLFMVIPAEEVARIEDARVRPALPGSTGS; from the coding sequence ATGTTCGGAAAACTCACCCTCGCCGCCGTCCCCTACCATGATCCCATCGTCATGGGCGCGGTGGTCGGTTCGCTTTTAGGCGCGCTGGCCGTTCTGGGGCTCATCACCTACCTGAAGAAATGGCCGTACCTCTGGTGCGAGTGGCTCACCAGCGTGGACCACAAGAAAATCGGCATCATGTACATCATCTTGTCGCTGATCATGCTGCTGCGCGGTTTTTCTGACGCCATCATGATGCGGGCCCAGCAGGCCATGGCCGTGGGGGCGTCCCCGGGCTTTTTGCCGCCTGACCACTTCAACCAGGTGTTTTCGGCCCACGGCACCATCATGATCCTGTTCATGGCCATGCCGTTTCTCTCGGGCCTGATGAACATCGTCATCCCCCAGCAGATCGGCGCGCGCGACGTCGCCTTTCCCTTTCTCAACGCCGTGAGCCTGTGGCTGTCCGTGGCCGGGGCGCTTTTGGTCATGGTCTCCCTTGGCGTGGGCGAATTCTCCAAGGCCGGCTGGTCGGGCTATACGCCGCTGACCGAACTGGCCTACAGCCCGGACACCGGCGTGGACTACTGGCTGTGGTCCATCCAGATATCCGGCGTCGGCACGCTGTTAACCGGCATCAACTTCCTGGTGACCATCATCAAGATGCGCGCCCCGGGCATGACGCTCATGCGCATGCCGCTGTTCACCTGGACGGCGCTTCTCACCAACATCCTGATTATCTTCGCCTTCCCCATGCTCACCGCCGCGCTGTTCATGCTGTCCCTGGACCGCTATCTCGGGATGCACTTTTTCACCAACGATCTTGGCGGCAACACGATGATGTACATCAACCTCTTCTGGACCTGGGGCCATCCGGAAGTCTACATCGTCATCCTGCCGGCCTTTGGCATCTACTCCGAAGTGGTGGCCACCTTCTCCAGAAAGCGCATCTTCGGCTACACCTCCCTGGTCTACGCCACGGCCGTCATCATGTTCCTGTCGTTTGCCGTCTGGGCTCACCATTTCTTCACCATGGGCACCAGCGCCAACGTCAACATCTTCTTCGGCATTTCCACCATGGTCATCGCCATCCCCACGGGCGTGAAAGTCTTCAACTGGCTTTTCACCATGTACAAGGGCCGGGTGCGCATGACCACGCCCATGCTCTGGACCATCGGCTTTTTGACCACCTTTGTGCTCGGCGGCCTTACCGGCGTGCTCATGTCCATCCCGCCTGCCGACTACGTGCTGCACAACAGCCTGTTTCTCATCGCCCACTTCCACAACATGCTGATTCCCGGGACGCTTTTCGGGTTCCTGGCCGGTTTCGCCTACTGGTTCCCCAAGGCCACGGGCTTCAAACTGGACGAAACCTGGGGCAAGCGCTCGTTTTGGTGCTGGCTCATCGGCTTTTACATGTCCTTCGTGCCGCTCTACGTGCTGGGCTTCATGGGCATGCCCCGGCGGATGCAGCACTATGACAACCCGGCCTGGCAGCTGCCGCTGATTATCGCCGCCGTGGGTACGCTCATTATCGCCGCCGGCATCGGCTGCATGCTCATGCAGTTGTTCGTGAGCTTCATGAAGCGCAAGGCCAACGCCGACACGACCGGCGACCCCTGGGACGGCCGCACCCTGGAATGGGCCACGGCCTCGCCCCCGGCCGTGTACAACTTCGCCGTCATCCCCGAGGTGCACGACATCGACGCCTTCTGGGACATGAAGGAGCGCGGCGTGGCCTACGCCCGCCCCGATCATTACGAGGACATCGTCATGCCGAAAAACTCCTGGCACGGCTTTGTCCTGGGCGTGGTCGCCTTTGTCTTCGGCTTCGCCGTCATCTGGCACATCTGGTGGCTGGCGGCGGTAACGACCCTGGGCATGATCGCCGTGGTCACGGCCCGGGGCTGCGCCGACGACCTGTTCATGGTCATCCCGGCCGAGGAAGTGGCCCGCATCGAGGACGCGCGCGTCCGGCCGGCGCTGCCCGGATCGACCGGCTCATAA
- the cyoC gene encoding cytochrome o ubiquinol oxidase subunit III has translation MTTAQTAHLPGAPGHEAHGGNGSHDMGEIQAFGFWLYLMSDLIVFSALFATYVVMAHNYAGGPTPKDLFELPAVLVETMLLLTSSAAYGLAMVAMHKGDLRSVRLGLVAAFALGLGFLVMELAEFHHFIGIGAGPDRSGFLSAFFTLVGTHGLHVTFGLLWIVVMLAQLASKGLTAPVKGRLTRLGMFWHFLDIVWIGVFTVVYLLGVVQ, from the coding sequence ATGACGACAGCGCAAACGGCCCATCTCCCGGGCGCGCCCGGCCACGAGGCCCATGGCGGCAATGGCAGCCATGACATGGGCGAGATCCAGGCCTTCGGGTTCTGGCTCTACCTGATGAGCGATCTCATCGTCTTCTCGGCCCTTTTCGCCACCTATGTGGTCATGGCCCACAACTACGCCGGCGGACCCACGCCCAAGGACCTCTTCGAGCTGCCGGCCGTGCTCGTGGAAACCATGCTGCTTTTAACCAGCAGCGCGGCCTACGGCCTGGCCATGGTCGCCATGCACAAGGGCGACCTGCGCTCCGTGCGCCTGGGGCTTGTGGCCGCTTTTGCCCTGGGGCTGGGGTTTCTGGTCATGGAACTGGCCGAGTTCCACCATTTTATCGGGATCGGGGCCGGCCCGGACCGTAGCGGCTTTCTCTCGGCCTTTTTCACCCTGGTCGGCACCCACGGCCTGCACGTGACCTTTGGCCTGCTGTGGATCGTGGTCATGCTGGCCCAGCTTGCGTCCAAGGGCCTCACCGCCCCGGTCAAGGGGCGGCTTACCCGCCTGGGCATGTTCTGGCATTTTCTCGACATCGTCTGGATCGGCGTTTTCACCGTCGTCTACCTGCTGGGGGTCGTGCAATGA
- the cyoD gene encoding cytochrome o ubiquinol oxidase subunit IV yields MSHSPTDNAGAAVGTVKSYALGFAASVVLTLVSFGLVMGGALPRLPLILALFALAVIQLFVQLRYFLHVDRSSAMYWNLMALLFTFFLMFLFIGGSIWIMYGLHERM; encoded by the coding sequence ATGAGCCACTCGCCAACCGACAACGCCGGCGCGGCCGTGGGCACGGTCAAGTCCTACGCCCTGGGATTCGCCGCTTCCGTCGTCTTGACGCTTGTGTCCTTTGGCCTGGTCATGGGCGGGGCCTTGCCGCGCCTGCCGCTGATCCTGGCCCTTTTCGCCCTGGCCGTGATCCAGCTTTTCGTGCAGCTGCGCTATTTCCTGCACGTGGACCGGTCGTCGGCCATGTACTGGAACCTCATGGCGCTGCTTTTCACCTTCTTCCTCATGTTCCTGTTCATCGGCGGTTCCATCTGGATCATGTACGGCCTGCACGAGCGGATGTAA
- the cyoE gene encoding heme o synthase, with translation MGFRDFVGVAKPWLTAANLVTAGAGFFLGCGGAVAWGTFFAALAGIGLVVASGCVANNGIDSRLDRAMARTRGRAMAAGRMPLWVGLAYAAVLGFFGTAVLAVWTTPATVAVTLGGFVVYVGVYSAWLKRRSPASTVVGSLAGAAPPLAAYCAAGGDLDLGAVMVLTLFCLWQVPHSYAVTLHRFDDYAAAGLPVLPVRQGFDATRRHIVWHIAAFVLAAVLLGVLGYAGQAYLAVATVSGACWLAVALHGYSDALARGWGRRVYLASIVVVCLLALALALDPAKRGDAGDSLADAPTAQS, from the coding sequence GTGGGTTTTCGGGATTTTGTCGGCGTGGCCAAGCCGTGGCTGACGGCGGCTAATCTGGTCACGGCCGGGGCCGGGTTTTTCCTGGGTTGCGGCGGGGCCGTGGCCTGGGGCACGTTTTTCGCGGCCCTGGCCGGCATCGGGCTGGTGGTGGCCTCGGGTTGCGTCGCCAACAACGGCATCGACAGCCGCCTGGACCGGGCCATGGCCCGCACGCGCGGCCGGGCCATGGCCGCCGGCCGGATGCCGCTTTGGGTCGGCCTGGCCTACGCCGCCGTTCTGGGTTTTTTCGGCACGGCCGTGCTGGCCGTTTGGACGACGCCGGCCACGGTCGCCGTCACCCTGGGCGGCTTCGTGGTCTATGTCGGGGTCTACAGCGCCTGGCTCAAGCGCCGCTCGCCGGCCAGCACCGTGGTCGGCAGCCTGGCCGGCGCGGCCCCGCCGCTCGCCGCCTATTGCGCTGCCGGGGGAGACTTGGACCTTGGCGCGGTCATGGTGCTGACCCTTTTTTGCCTGTGGCAGGTGCCCCATTCCTACGCCGTGACCCTGCACCGCTTTGACGACTATGCCGCCGCCGGCCTGCCGGTGCTGCCGGTCAGGCAAGGCTTTGACGCCACGCGCCGCCACATCGTCTGGCACATCGCCGCCTTTGTCCTGGCCGCCGTGTTGTTGGGTGTGCTCGGCTACGCCGGCCAGGCCTATCTGGCCGTGGCTACGGTTTCGGGCGCGTGCTGGCTGGCCGTGGCCCTGCACGGCTACAGTGACGCCTTGGCCCGTGGCTGGGGCCGGCGGGTCTATCTCGCCTCCATCGTGGTGGTCTGCCTGCTGGCCCTGGCCCTGGCCCTGGACCCGGCCAAGCGCGGTGATGCGGGCGACAGTCTGGCCGACGCCCCGACCGCCCAAAGCTGA
- the glyA gene encoding serine hydroxymethyltransferase, whose product MRAFYDLLSATDPEVFATLAGEENRQRLGIELIPSENYTYPEVLAALGSVFTNKYSEGYPGRRYYGGQEFTDQIENLARQRACAVFGCEHANVQPLSGSPMNQAVYLGLLEPGDTILAMDLSHGGHLTHGAPVSHMGRLFNFVRYKTNPGDGAIDFDVVRALAREHKPRLVLCGYTSYPRDLDYAAFKAIADEVGAYTMCDASHYAGLVAGGVMRNPFDAGFDVVTTTSHKSLRGPRGGMILCRKALGPAIDKSVFPGLQGGPHMNVIAGIAITLGKALAPEFKVYAAQVLANARRLGAELAGRGVSLITGGTDNHMLVANTQASFGLDGRTAEELLDEAGLTTNKQIIPDDPNPPLRPSGIRLGTPAATTRGMGEAEMVKLAGWIAEVLASPTDAAKRAAVRAEVAQLCGRFPVPGLE is encoded by the coding sequence ATGCGCGCGTTCTACGATCTCCTTTCCGCCACCGATCCCGAAGTGTTCGCCACCCTTGCCGGCGAGGAAAACCGCCAACGCTTGGGCATCGAACTCATTCCGTCCGAGAACTACACCTATCCCGAAGTGCTGGCCGCCCTCGGCAGCGTGTTTACCAACAAGTACTCCGAAGGCTACCCCGGTCGGCGCTACTACGGCGGCCAGGAGTTCACGGACCAGATCGAGAATCTGGCCCGGCAGCGGGCTTGCGCGGTCTTTGGCTGCGAGCACGCCAACGTCCAGCCCCTGTCCGGCTCGCCCATGAACCAGGCCGTATACCTCGGTCTGCTGGAGCCGGGCGACACGATTCTCGCCATGGACCTGTCCCACGGCGGCCATCTCACCCACGGCGCGCCGGTCTCCCACATGGGGCGGCTTTTCAACTTCGTGCGCTACAAGACCAATCCCGGCGACGGGGCCATCGACTTCGACGTGGTGCGCGCCCTGGCCCGGGAGCATAAACCCCGGCTCGTGCTGTGCGGCTACACCTCCTACCCCCGCGACCTCGACTACGCGGCGTTTAAGGCCATCGCCGACGAGGTCGGGGCCTACACCATGTGCGACGCCTCGCACTATGCCGGGCTGGTGGCCGGCGGCGTCATGCGCAATCCCTTTGACGCGGGCTTCGACGTGGTGACCACCACCTCCCACAAATCCTTGCGCGGTCCGCGCGGCGGCATGATCCTGTGCCGCAAGGCGCTTGGTCCGGCCATCGACAAGTCGGTGTTCCCGGGCTTGCAGGGCGGGCCGCACATGAACGTCATCGCCGGCATCGCCATCACCCTGGGCAAGGCGCTCGCCCCGGAGTTCAAGGTTTACGCCGCCCAGGTGCTGGCCAACGCCCGCCGTCTGGGCGCGGAGCTGGCTGGGCGCGGCGTGTCGCTTATCACGGGCGGCACGGACAACCACATGCTGGTGGCCAACACCCAGGCGAGCTTCGGCCTGGACGGGCGCACGGCCGAGGAGTTGCTCGACGAGGCCGGGCTGACCACCAACAAGCAGATCATCCCGGACGATCCCAACCCGCCGCTTAGGCCCTCGGGCATCCGCCTGGGCACGCCGGCGGCCACCACGCGCGGCATGGGCGAGGCGGAGATGGTCAAGCTCGCCGGCTGGATCGCCGAGGTTTTGGCCAGCCCGACCGACGCGGCCAAGCGCGCCGCCGTGCGGGCGGAAGTGGCGCAGCTGTGCGGACGGTTTCCGGTGCCGGGGCTGGAGTAG
- a CDS encoding RNA polymerase sigma factor encodes MNYDDETQLIEDILDGEAAAYAVLVRRYQSPIHGLMSRMCRNPEDASDLTQEAFVVAYEKLEKFKVGARFFPWLYTLSLNIARDHLRKQGRVEIPASALHDGFMENIQDETADDALIEKIDSEKLFAAMDALGLETREVLILRYQEGLSIQDIADALKISVSAVKMRISRGLERLRVIFVDSIGGQEA; translated from the coding sequence ATGAACTACGATGACGAAACACAGCTTATCGAAGACATCCTTGATGGGGAGGCCGCCGCGTACGCCGTGTTGGTTCGTCGTTACCAGTCGCCGATTCATGGACTCATGTCGCGCATGTGCCGCAATCCCGAAGATGCCAGCGACCTGACCCAGGAAGCCTTTGTCGTGGCTTACGAAAAACTCGAAAAGTTCAAGGTTGGGGCGCGGTTTTTCCCCTGGCTTTACACGCTCAGTCTCAATATTGCGCGCGACCATCTCCGCAAGCAGGGGCGCGTGGAAATACCGGCGTCTGCGTTACATGATGGTTTCATGGAGAACATACAGGATGAAACAGCGGATGATGCTCTGATCGAAAAGATCGATAGTGAAAAGCTTTTCGCTGCAATGGACGCGCTCGGCCTGGAAACGAGGGAAGTGTTGATCCTGCGCTACCAAGAGGGCTTGTCCATTCAAGATATCGCGGATGCCCTGAAAATATCGGTGAGCGCCGTCAAAATGCGCATTTCCCGGGGGCTTGAACGATTGCGCGTAATATTTGTGGATTCCATCGGTGGGCAAGAAGCATGA
- a CDS encoding isoamylase early set domain-containing protein, with product MNKKNEEQAARDLQRLAGAIAGLPRSDLPERLLPQIMARIGPKEPSPSRRCWRWVQRWLRRSRGVAIGGATAFAVAMLIWSASTSMRHTSQPTSPTGKEVASESTGWRLAGSGAGQAKEVTFVARFPGAQQVAVIGSFNDWMPGRHVMHKALGSDVFSLTVNLPSGRYVYAFLVDGTLLETDSSALLQEDDGFGHTNSVLIIEDDNGRQQAGERHARPL from the coding sequence ATGAACAAGAAAAATGAGGAACAAGCGGCGCGGGACTTACAACGCTTGGCCGGTGCCATTGCTGGCCTGCCGCGATCGGATCTCCCGGAACGGCTTTTGCCGCAGATCATGGCCCGCATTGGCCCCAAAGAACCATCTCCTTCGCGTCGATGCTGGAGATGGGTGCAGCGGTGGTTGCGTCGCTCCCGGGGAGTCGCCATTGGTGGCGCGACAGCTTTTGCCGTGGCAATGCTGATTTGGTCGGCAAGCACCTCCATGCGTCATACTTCCCAACCCACTTCGCCTACTGGGAAGGAGGTCGCATCGGAATCGACTGGATGGCGACTTGCCGGCAGCGGAGCCGGACAGGCAAAGGAAGTCACTTTTGTGGCGCGGTTCCCCGGCGCGCAGCAAGTGGCCGTGATCGGCTCCTTTAATGACTGGATGCCTGGGCGTCACGTCATGCACAAGGCCCTGGGAAGTGATGTCTTCTCACTGACAGTCAACTTGCCTTCCGGGCGGTATGTTTATGCTTTCCTCGTGGACGGCACGCTCCTGGAGACGGATTCCAGCGCTTTGCTTCAGGAAGACGACGGGTTTGGCCATACCAACTCTGTCCTTATCATTGAGGATGACAACGGCCGCCAGCAGGCAGGGGAACGTCATGCTCGTCCGCTTTAA